In one Sphingobium indicum B90A genomic region, the following are encoded:
- a CDS encoding TrbL/VirB6 family protein gives MATDLFSSLYANIDGKLDLFLNERLQNVVDVVRGPLALGLVIYIALFGYMVMRGIISEPWGELFYRMVKLCLLYIAATTVAYSEWITTPLFHGMPDAISQALAGKTIGTAGQAFDDYYAQSDVIIVRIETEAATYSDINPYKLVLYALSLGLKALAGLSAAIGFAITIFAKVALAIIIALGPIFIALALFEPTRRFFHGWLGQTINYIVLLAVIIAVTTLITDLGAAATAASEGVVDTAFGAVLFAAYIFLGTIFFFQAPAIATGIAGGAAAGVGAFAGTAWGTMASPFRQRRIARNSRNLERAARRGGSIEAA, from the coding sequence ATGGCTACGGACTTGTTCAGCTCACTTTACGCGAACATTGATGGAAAGCTGGACCTTTTCCTAAATGAGCGTCTTCAAAATGTGGTCGACGTTGTGCGTGGGCCGCTGGCACTCGGCCTCGTAATCTATATCGCCCTTTTTGGTTACATGGTGATGCGTGGGATCATCAGCGAGCCTTGGGGCGAGCTGTTTTACCGGATGGTCAAGCTCTGCCTGCTGTATATTGCCGCAACGACGGTCGCCTATTCTGAGTGGATCACCACGCCGCTTTTTCATGGGATGCCGGACGCGATCTCGCAGGCTCTCGCGGGGAAGACGATCGGGACAGCTGGCCAAGCTTTTGACGATTACTACGCCCAAAGCGATGTCATTATAGTGCGCATTGAGACTGAGGCGGCGACTTACAGCGATATCAACCCTTATAAATTGGTACTTTATGCGTTGAGCTTGGGGCTTAAGGCGCTCGCGGGTCTCTCGGCGGCTATCGGCTTCGCAATTACGATATTTGCCAAAGTTGCACTCGCGATCATTATAGCCCTAGGACCCATTTTCATCGCCCTTGCATTGTTCGAACCGACAAGGCGTTTCTTTCATGGATGGCTTGGCCAAACCATAAACTACATTGTCTTGCTTGCTGTAATCATTGCGGTCACGACTCTGATTACCGATCTCGGAGCAGCTGCAACGGCAGCATCTGAAGGAGTCGTGGATACGGCATTCGGCGCCGTTCTGTTTGCTGCATACATATTTCTTGGCACAATCTTCTTCTTCCAGGCTCCTGCGATTGCCACCGGCATTGCGGGCGGGGCCGCCGCCGGGGTCGGCGCCTTCGCCGGGACCGCCTGGGGGACGATGGCATCTCCCTTCCGACAACGCCGCATTGCGCGCAACAGCCGCAATCTGGAGCGCGCCGCTCGTCGGGGCGGCTCCATCGAAGCGGCATAG
- a CDS encoding EexN family lipoprotein produces MTGKAFLLAALATAVLTGCERAPRGKDYLNSHPEELSELTKACADGSHPNKQECSNAESLRTLNNKMQSLSR; encoded by the coding sequence ATGACGGGCAAGGCTTTCTTGCTGGCGGCATTGGCGACAGCTGTCTTAACCGGGTGTGAGCGAGCGCCGCGCGGGAAGGACTATCTGAATTCCCATCCCGAGGAACTGAGCGAGCTTACCAAGGCTTGCGCCGATGGCTCGCACCCGAACAAGCAGGAGTGCTCGAACGCCGAAAGTCTTCGAACACTCAACAACAAAATGCAGTCGCTCTCACGGTAG
- a CDS encoding TrbJ/VirB5 family protein, whose translation MRKGGFAAIGAIILGTAGPAAAQGIPVYDSSGYLQALATVKNTLSMIEQGKEQIAEAKQLYGSFNQVTDVNGIAPSLSTDAMRHLLPPEARDLGRLMSSDNASLGSLGTVTTRIRDANRVALPDLRPGASAYERASRDTLLRNGDLAARDAAIAESAYGVSAQRTAGLEELRTSLDTASDAKQVMDIQARVGVENAHIQNDALQLEALRMRQEADVRLRSQRESETILASKLGSLSQ comes from the coding sequence ATGCGTAAAGGCGGATTCGCAGCGATCGGTGCGATTATCCTGGGAACGGCGGGTCCAGCTGCCGCCCAAGGTATACCGGTCTATGACAGCTCCGGCTATTTGCAGGCGCTCGCCACGGTCAAGAACACCCTGTCGATGATCGAGCAGGGCAAGGAGCAGATCGCCGAGGCCAAGCAGCTCTACGGTAGCTTCAATCAGGTCACCGACGTCAACGGCATTGCCCCGTCGCTATCCACCGACGCGATGCGCCATCTTCTGCCGCCTGAGGCCCGCGACCTCGGCAGGCTGATGTCGTCGGACAATGCCAGCCTGGGATCGCTTGGTACGGTGACGACCCGCATTCGCGATGCCAATCGCGTTGCTCTGCCGGACCTGCGGCCTGGCGCGTCCGCCTATGAGCGGGCGTCGCGCGACACTCTGTTGCGAAATGGCGATCTGGCCGCACGTGATGCTGCGATAGCGGAGTCGGCCTATGGCGTCTCGGCCCAACGCACGGCGGGTTTGGAAGAACTGCGCACCTCGCTCGATACGGCTTCGGACGCGAAACAGGTCATGGATATCCAGGCAAGGGTAGGGGTCGAGAACGCCCACATCCAGAATGATGCCCTGCAGTTGGAGGCGCTGCGGATGCGGCAGGAAGCCGACGTTCGGCTACGGTCGCAGCGCGAGAGTGAGACAATATTGGCTTCAAAGCTCGGGAGCCTATCACAATGA
- a CDS encoding VirB8 family type IV secretion system protein → MRVADNGAEAVPASGLKRYFQEARSWDQDRVRSALRSTRIAWTVAAVTSVLAAASIFAVAALAPLKTVVPYVIRVNQTTGAVDVQTALTQRPMRYDEAVTKYFLAQYVRTRESWIPAAAEENFRFVTILSQPAEQQRWARFFSNNNAASPQNAWGKNAVVQARVRNIAFINDRVANVRFTRIVQTEADTQSSDWIATVTFAYANAPMAEGDRYRNPLGFQVENYRSDPEVVR, encoded by the coding sequence ATGCGAGTTGCTGACAATGGCGCGGAGGCGGTGCCTGCTTCCGGGCTCAAACGCTATTTCCAGGAAGCGCGGAGCTGGGACCAGGACAGGGTTCGATCGGCATTGCGATCGACACGTATTGCTTGGACCGTGGCGGCGGTAACCTCAGTCCTTGCGGCCGCATCCATTTTTGCTGTCGCCGCGCTGGCCCCGCTCAAGACCGTCGTGCCCTATGTCATTCGGGTCAATCAGACGACGGGCGCGGTGGATGTCCAGACGGCGCTGACCCAGCGGCCGATGCGCTATGATGAGGCGGTCACAAAATACTTTCTCGCGCAATATGTCCGGACGCGTGAAAGCTGGATACCGGCGGCTGCGGAGGAGAATTTCCGCTTCGTGACAATCCTGTCGCAGCCGGCGGAGCAGCAGCGCTGGGCACGCTTCTTCAGCAACAACAATGCTGCCAGTCCCCAGAACGCCTGGGGGAAAAACGCAGTCGTCCAGGCGCGGGTGCGCAACATCGCCTTCATCAATGATCGGGTTGCCAATGTGCGATTCACACGGATCGTCCAGACCGAGGCGGATACGCAGAGCAGCGATTGGATCGCCACGGTCACTTTCGCCTATGCCAACGCGCCGATGGCCGAAGGTGATCGCTATCGGAACCCGCTCGGCTTCCAGGTCGAGAATTACCGCTCCGACCCGGAGGTAGTCCGATGA